Proteins found in one Oncorhynchus mykiss isolate Arlee chromosome 3, USDA_OmykA_1.1, whole genome shotgun sequence genomic segment:
- the LOC110519942 gene encoding G-protein coupled receptor 183: MMEVMRTSSHANPTPTPTLNDSNTCTTLYDHLEYARVLMPLFYSIVFSVGLLGNALALHVIRPNLKKMNSTTLYSANLVISDILFTLSLPLRIIYYALGFHWPLGESLCKITGLIFYINTYAGVNFMTCLSVDRFIAVVLPLRFARFRKVSNVRFICVGVWLLVLMQTLPLLSMPMTNVESDGFITCMEYPNFEQVPNIAYMLIGAVFLGYGVPVVTILLCYSILCCKLRLSAKTNHLTDKSGRSRKAVGVICCVSLVFVVCFSPYHINLLQYMIRKLIYETDCAELTAFQISLHFTVCLMNLNSCLDPFIYFFACKGYKRKVLKILKRQVSVSFSSAVRTSPEGSSRDVVDGKKIHLNSTRYEQCVQQNGQR, translated from the coding sequence ATGATGGAGGTGATGAGGACCTCCAGCCATGCAAACCCAACCCCTACCCCCACCCTCAATGACTCAAACACCTGCACGACACTGTATGACCACCTGGAGTACGCCCGAGTCCTCATGCCCCTCTTCTACAGCATCGTCTTCTCCGTGGGGTTGCTGGGCAACGCCCTGGCGCTGCATGTCATCCGGCCCAACCTAAAGAAGATGAACTCCACCACGCTCTACTCCGCCAACCTGGTCATCTCTGACATCCTGTTCACACTGTCACTACCATTACGGATAATCTACTACGCCCTGGGCTTCCACTGGCCTCTGGGGGAGTCCCTGTGTAAGATCACAGGGCTGATCTTCTACATCAACACGTATGCCGGGGTCAACTTTATGACCTGCCTCAGTGTGGACCGATTCATTGCTGTGGTCTTGCCGCTCCGGTTCGCACGCTTCCGGAAGGTCTCCAATGTCCGGTTCATCTGCGTTGGGGTGTGGTTGCTGGTCTTAATGCAAACTTTGCCCCTCCTCTCCATGCCCATGACTAATGTGGAGTCTGATGGCTTCATCACTTGTATGGAGTATCCTAACTTTGAACAGGTGCCCAACATCGCCTACATGCTGATCGGCGCCGTGTTCCTAGGCTATGGAGTCCCCGTGGTGACTATCTTATTGTGCTACTCCATACTGTGCTGTAAACTCCGCCTCTCTGCAAAGACCAATCACTTAACAGACAAGTCGGGGCGCAGCCGCAAAGCCGTTGGGGTGATCTGCTGCGTCTCCCTGGTGTTTGTGGTGTGTTTCAGCCCCTACCACATCAACCTCCTCCAATACATGATCCGAAAGCTGATCTATGAAACAGACTGTGCTGAACTCACTGCCTTCCAGATCTCCTTACACTTCACTGTTTGTCTGATGAACCTTAACTCCTGCCTGGATCCATTTATCTACTTCTTTGCCTGTAAGGGTTACAAGAGGAAGGTGCTGAAGATCCTGAAGAGGCAGGTGAGCGTGTCCTTCTCCAGCGCAGTACGGACATCGCCCGAGGGTTCATCCAGAGATGTCGTAGATGGTAAGAAGATCCACCTCAACAGCACTAGATACGAACAGTGTGTCCAACAGAATGGCCAAAGGTGA